TTCGTTTATTTATGAAATCATCGTAAACGGGGTTACTGAAATTAAGCCATGGCTGCGTAGCTTCGGTTCTAGCTGCGAGGTTCTGGAGCCCGCTTCGTTTCGCCAGGAAATCATTGCAGAATGGAAGGAGATTCAAGCTTACTATGAATCTGTTTGAGAAAATATTCAATCACCAGATCATTTCCCGATTGGAGGATTCCGGTACTTTCATGATCACTTCGCACGAACGGGCCTGGCTGAAGACGATGCTGGAGCATCCCTCGGCAGCTGATGCTTTCACTGCGGATACTATGGACAAGCTACGTACTGCCCTTGAGTCGGAACAGGGGATGGATATTTCAAATCATTTGATTGAAAAAGCCCGTACGCTAGAAAAGCAGGTCTACCACCCTCTTCTGCGATCTTTGCGTCGGCACATCATGAATAAAACGGGCATTCTTATAACTTACGCGGTTAAGGGTGACCGTATTAATAAGGATCATTTGGGGTTTCCGTATAAGCTGGAATACTCCATGGTCAAAAGAGAATGGTATTTGCTCTGGTATCACACTAGGCATCACTCCTTGATGAGTACCCGGCTAAAGAAGATCCAGTCCGTCACATCAGAACCAATCGAACCCTCAGCAGCAGAGAACATTCTAAGGAAGATCGGAAAAACGCTTGAATCGCGCAAAACCGAAGTCATCATTGAAATTGTCCGCGTTTATAACGCAGAGCTATCCCGTATTCTATACGCCTTCTCCAGCTTTGAAAAAAATGTTGAGTATGACACGGAGAAGGATACCTATCGAGTCAGAGTTTCTCTGCTTGGGGATGAGCTCGAGTATTTACTTTCCAAGATACGTTTTCTTGGAAAGCGGGTTTGGGTGGTCGAAGGCGATTATTTGAAAAGACGGATGCTCGAATCCTCTTCAAAAGCTTTAGAGCGTTATGGAATCATACCAACCGATGAAGAACTCTCTTCGTAATCTGAGACAAATAAGAGTCATGTAGTTAGCAATCTATGCCTACATGACTCTTTTGAATTACCTATTAATATTTGGTCAATATAGTTGTTAATACTTCTCCATCAATGTTGCCTCCGCTTATGACAAGAGCAATGTTAGTTCCACCAATTCGTTCTCTGTAATCCATGATGGCTGCAACTGTTGTGGCACTTCCTGCTTCTACAATATATTTCTCTTCTTTGGCCATAAAACTTACAGCTCTAGCGATAGAGTTTTCTGATACTGCTATGAAATCATCAACATAATCTTTTGCCATCTCATAACTCAGTTTCCCAACGCCACCAAGAAGAGCATCACACAATGACTCCTCGTTAGGATATTCTTCATAGAAAATGTTATCTTCGTAAGATTTCAACATAGCAGGACAAGCCTCTGTCTGTACTCCAATAATACGGATAGCTGGATTAATCGCTTTAGCCGCAACCGCGATCCCTGTAATAAGACCTCCACCACCTATCGGAACTACTATGGTATCAATATCTTTATTCTGTTCCAGAATTTCAATTGCAACGGTCCCTTGTCCTCCATAGATTTCTGGATCACTATAGTATGCGTCAATATATGTTAACCCCCGTTCATTAATATACTTCATGCCTAAAGAATGAGCCTCATCATAGCTTTTACCTAATTGCAATACATCGGCTCCGAAATACTTGATTTTATCTATCTTACTTATGGGAGTACCTAGTGGCACAATTACAATTACATTTTTTATTCCTAGGATTGATGCTGCATAGCTTACAGAGCTTCCATGGTTTCCTGAAGAAATTGCTGCTACACCACAGTTTTTTTCTTCTTCAGTTAACGTCATCATTTTGTTTAAAGCACCTCTGATTTTGAAGCTTTTCGCCCTTTGTTGAGACTCAAGCTTGAAGAAATATCTTCTGTCTTCATCACCTAAATAAAAGGACTCTTCAAGTGGGGTTCTGTTCACATAGTTCTTGATCCGATCATAAGCTCTTGTCACATTTTCATAATTAAAAGTCATCTCATTCTCTCCTTAATTGTTAAATTCGACACCGAGATCATTTTCTTCTGCACTCTGTAATGCTATTTTCGCTGCGTAGATATCCAAAATCGCCATACCTGTAGCATCAAAAATCGTGATTTGCTCATTATCCGTCCTACCATTTATTTTCCCAAGAATTAAATCACCTATTTCACCAGATATATTCTTCTCAGTAATAATGCCCTGTTTAAGAGGGATCTCTATCTCGCCAACTTGCATACAGTGTTCCTTGTCATCTAAGAAAATACTGGCATTTGAAACAATGCGTGAGTCTATTTCCTGTTTTCCGGCCATATCCGCACCTATGCAAGAAATATGCGTTCCTTTTTTTATCCACTCCATTTTTATGATCGGTGTTCTTGAAGACGTCACAGTGATGATGATGTCACTATTGCTCACTGCATGTTCTAAACAATCCACTGCTTCAAATATAATTGTTCCAGCATCCATCCCAAATTCAGATTGAAGTCTATGGGGTAAGCTATCGACAAAGCTTTTCAATTTCACTTGATCTCTGGCAGCAATCCTGACTACTTTCAAATTCGGGAGTGCATACAAAGCAGATGCGATTTGATAAATGGCTTGGTTTCCAGATCCTACAACAAGCAGATTCTCAGATTCTTTTCTAGCCAAATATTTTGCTCCGATAGCCCCTGAAGCTCCTGTCCGTATTCCTGTAATGAAAGCAGCCTCAGCAATCCCTAACGGTTGTCCTGATTCAGCATCAAATACAGTAATTAACCCCATTAAAGTTGGAATATTCTTCTGTTCATTATCAGCAAACCACGTGACTGTTTTATGTCCAAACACCTTATCTTTCTTTAGGTAGCCTGATTTAATGTCCATATCTGCCTTGCCTGGAACAAAATCATAAAAAATGGTTGGCCATGTCTCCGTTTTATGATCACTTTTAGATTTGTAAACTGCTTCAACAAGATCGATTACCTGCTGAACATTCAATACTTTTTTAACATCCTTATCACTTAATATGCGCATTTGTTATGACACCTCTATACATTAGAATGGGTTTAAGAAGAAACGGCTTTGCCGTCCTTTTAGGGACGGTATCCGTTTCTTCGAAAAATAGAAGGATAAGTTATCGTGTGAAACATATAAATTCTTATATTTTAAAAAAAGGCATTGAATCTCACCCCTCCTATAAATAGGCCCTAATGGGAATGAGATTCAATGCCTTTGTAAGTTTTTACCCGGGGATAAAAACAAGCATGATATTTATTTGTAGCAATATTATATCTAATTACCGTTGAATCTACAACAATAATTCATAGCCCTTGAATAAAGCCTTCGTTCTATACTAAATTCCAAAAAAGAACGGTATTCGCCAACATATTGTGCAACCATCCATAGAAAAAATAGATGCGATACGATACGACATAGCGCCCTCACATAAGCAAAAGAAATTAATCATTGACACAACACGCAATCTTCTGGGATAATAATAAAAATTTAATCAGATACCTTTAATTCAGTCCCGTGAGGCTGACAAGGACAGCGGAATGATGATCTATAATAGGGTACGTGTGTGTTTATCACGTCCTTTTATTTCAATGTGATCAGAACGGCTTATTGTCAGGAACTTGGGCAATAAGCTTTTTTTATTGCTCAGCAACCTAAATGGTATGCGTTTGTTCTATGACATGAGTGAACTCAGCATTCAATGCAGCTGTATTTCCCTAAGGTATCCATCACAACTAGATCTGATGGAGGATTGTACATGGAAAAAGTAGATTTGGAATTTTCATTACAGGCAGTACCGCAAGCACATCGTAATGGTTTTTGGAAGATTCTCGCTGTTATGCTCGGGTTCACATTCTTCTCGGCAAGTATGTGGTCGGGCGGAGCACTTGGAGCTGGACTGGATTTCACAACCTTTATCTGGATCGTCTTGGCGGGGAATTTAATTTTAGGCGTTTATACTGGAGCATTGGCGTATATTGCCGCTAAGACTGGATTATCGACACATTTGCTGACCAAATACGCTTTTGGTGTGAAAGGCTCTTATCTCTCTTCTCTTCTACTCGGCTTTACTCAGGTTGGCTGGTTCGGGGTCGGTGTTGCGATGTTTGCAGTTCCGGTCTATAAGGCAACAGGCATTAATGTATACTTATTGATAGTATTATCAGGAATTCTAATGACAGTAACGGCCATCTACGGGATCAAAGCGCTCGCCATTCTTGGGGTTATCGCCGTTCCTGCCATCGCGATTCTCGGTAGTTATTCGGTCTTTGAGGCAACCTCAACCGCTGGTGGATTTCAAGGTCTGCTCTCCTTTCAACCGACCGAAGCTATGAGTCTTGCCGGAGCGCTGACGATTTGTATCGGTTCATTTATTAGTGGCGGTACACTTACAGCTGACTTTGCACGATTCGCGAAGACTACCCGTTCTGCCGTTACAGCTACAGCCATTGCGTTCTTTGTTGGCAATTCACTGATGTTCTTGTTCGGCGCTGTAGGCGCAATCGTATATGGAAAAGCGGATATTTCCGATGTAATGATTATGCAGGGCTTGCTGATACCAGCCATTATCGTATTAGGTCTAAATATTTGGACGACGAATGAAAATGCGCTGTACGCATCCAGCTTGGGATTTACCAGTATTACAAAGCTGCCGAAGAATGCGATTGTTATCTTCAACGGTGCGGTTGGAACGATTACAGCAATGTGGCTGTACAATAACTTTACTGGGTTTCTGACGCTACTAGGTTCAATTCTGCCATCGATCGGTGCCATTCTACTTGCAGATTTCTTCATCTTGAATCGCGGAAATTATAAGAAGCTCGAAGAGATGACCTTTAAATCCGTGAACTGGATTGCCATTCTGGCATGGGTCGGCGGCATTATCATTGCGGAGGTCGTACCAGGCATCCCTCCGGTCAATGGCTTGATTGGTACAGCAGTACTATACGTAATCGGCATGAAAGTATATCCCATAACATCAAACACATTAAAGTCAGCAAGCAAAGGGGCATAAACGATGATTATTCAACAAGCAAAGCTTAGAGGAATCGAAGGATTATGGAATTTGGAAATTGTGGATGGCTGTTTTCGAAATATTACACAACAGCCCTTAAGCACAGAAGGTCACGAAGTAATTGAGGCACATGGTGCGCTGCTTTTGCCACCTTTTATTGAACCACACATCCATCTGGACACAACTTTAACGGCGGGTGAACCGGAATGGAATCAAAGCGGAACCCTATTCGAAGGCATTCAACGCTGGTCGCAGCGTAAACAATCCTTGTCCATTGCTGATGTCAAAGATAGATCAAAAAAAGCACTTCAATGGCAGGTCGCACAAGGCATTCAGCATGTAAGAACCCATGTGGATGTAACGGATCCTACGCTCACAGCATTAAAAGCCTTGTTGGAAGTAAAGGAAGAGCTGGCGCCCTATGTGGATATTCAATTAGTCGCTTTTCCACAAGAAGGCATCCTATCCTATCCGAATGGAACCGAGCTGCTTGAAGAGGCGTTGAAGCTTGGTGCAGATGCTGTAGGAGGAATTCCTCATTTCGAGTTTACGCGTGAATATGGCGTAGATTCCATGAAGCTTGTATTTGATCTGGCAGAGAAATATGATCGCCTGATCGATATCCACTGTGATGAAATTGATGATGAGCAATCCAGATTCGTAGAAGTCGTAGCGAAGGAAGCATATGAACGCGGGCTCGGTAGACGCACAACTGCAAGTCATACAACAGCGATGGGCTCATATAATGATGCCTATGCCTACAAGCTGTTCCGGTTATTAAAAATGTCCGAGATTAATTTCGTATCTAACCCGCTTGTGAATATCCATCTGCAAGGCAGATTCGATACCTATCCGAAGCGCAGAGGTTTAACACGTGTGAAGGAGCTGCAGGAAGCAGGCCTTAATGTGTGCTTCGGTCACGATGATATCTTCGACCCATGGTACCCACTTGGAACAGGTAATATGCTGCAAGTGCTTCATATGGGTATTCATGCCTCACAGCTGATGGGATATGATCAGATCGTGAACAGCATTGACCTCATTACGAAAAATAGTGCCAGAACGCTGCAAATTGAAGAAACGTACGGAATTGAGGTGGGCAAGCCTGCTAACTTCATCATTCTAAATGCGGAGAATGAATACGAAGCGATTCGCCAGCAAGCCACCGTCCGTTACTCTGTCCGTCGTGGCCAGGTGATCGCGGAGACAAAGCCGCAGGAAACTACAGTAAAGCTCGGCGATCTGGAAGAACGCGTATTGTTTCATAAATAATAAATTATGTACAATTTTGGGAGCTGTCTCCAACGTCATAAATAATGACGAGGGAGACGGCTCTATTTTATATATTGGATACGAAAAAAGCTCAAGTGAATAGTAGCTTAAGCTGAATCACAACAAAAATAACGTATCACTATAGCCTCATATAATTAGTATTCAAAATCCCCTCTTTCCTCTCAGTCTATTATATAGAATAATCCCTCTTAGAAAGGAGGGATGCCTTGTGACAGTGTTTGAAGCAATGATGGTTATGCTAACCTTTGGTTCGCTTATTGTAGCGCTACTGTCCAATAAACGCACTAGTTTTTTTGCTTTATTTTCTGTACATGAAGCTTGCGAATCTCCACATCGGTGATATTGACCTGAAGCAAATGCTCATAAATCGATTGTATTTGCGCCGGAGAGATAGAAGGTTCGGGAGTTCCTGTTTTTAAACTGAGCAGTTTCCTAGAGATAAACTCACTTAGTTCCACATCATAGACAACCAGTTCGTCCGAGTGGATTTTCCGAAGCTCCGGGTCAATACTAAATCGACATCTCATCGTGAATGAAACCATAGAGATAAATTTCACTGCAGCTATACCTTGTATCAGACTCTCGATGGCCTTAATATGTCCATAGTTTTGCTTCAGCGGATTATACATCTTGTATCGGTTGCTAACTGTCCATTGTTGGTCCGTTCGTCCACCTTTAACTTCACCAGTGTAGTTTTTCGTCTCAATGACAAATAAGCAATAAGGGGAAATAACAACATGATCAATTTGGTTGTAACCTGTTCGAGACTTGGAATTAGGAAGCATTAGATCGCTTAACGATTTACACTCTTTAGGTAGCTGGTCAAGTTGGATATTGATTTTATGCTCGCCTAGCTCTCCAATTCGTGTAGGAGCAACCTTCGGTTTCGGCTTGGAGGTTGGTGCGTTACGCGCAGCTTGTGGCGGTTTGGATTCGGATCTTTTAAAGAGAGAAAATAGAGTTTTCAGCATAATAGAACCTCATATGATCTAGATTTACAATATGTATGGGTATTCGACAATATGGGAACATATCCCTTTTTTCCGATTATGAGTGGAAGTCTGCCCACTTTTTGAATGAATAACATCGAAAAAAACTAGAATTTCAAACATATACAAGAAAAAAGACTGTCGCATGTGCGGTCCGAAAATAAAGTATGCGTTTATCCCCTTTGGTTCCGATACCTATGTGTTTTTCCAGCAGCTATAGGGCATGCCTTAGTCCGAGAGAACTGAAGGAGCAGTAAAGGCATTTGCAAGCTGCACGCCATCCTTTAGTCCTTGTAGATATAGGCGTTCATTGAAAACGGCTTGCTTTAATTGAAACTTATCCTCCCAATCCTCAAACTCAGGTATACGTGCAACGTCCATGGAGGCAAACAACGCTTGGAAAGCCGCACTCTCTTCTTCGAAAACATATCTAGGCTCGGATTGATGCTCAATCTGTGCAGTTACCTCATCCAATCGACCTTGAATCGTCTGTAAAAACCATACCGGAAAGCCCACCACATCCCCTCCAATACAAAAGTTCAAACGAAAAAACGCCGTATGTCCAACTTTTTCTTGATACATCCGATTAATGAGTTCGTCCACCTTACGGCTCTGGGCCTGAACCGCTTCATTACTGCTTAACGGAATTCCCTGCTCCAGTGATTTCTGTCCGAGTTCATTCAGCTTGCGTTTTTCCTCCTCATATTTGCACTTCAGATGTTGCATTGCACCCCCACCTTCTTGGAAAAGCTATGTCTGTAGACATCACTCACACTGATCATGAACAGTTTTTAATACTTTCAGTACGTATACCTTTTTCATTAGAAGTATTAGTGCACTCAAGAATGGGATAAAAATAGATGCTAACAAGAACAATAAGTTTCTATTCGTTACGCTTATGCGTACCATACTTGGAAATATTATACGGTACGCTTATGCGTATAGTCAAGATTTAAACTCAGAAAAAGCGAGGAGATCCTAGTGGGAAAGAAAGTTATCGTGAAAATATCTCAGTTGACGAAAAAGCATGGAATCTCTCTACGAGAGTTGTCAAGAATATCCGATGTTAGACATGCTGCTTTGAGCGAATTGGCCAACGATAAAAGAGAAGGTATTAACTTTAATCATATTATTAGAATTGCAGAGTCTTTAGAAATTAACGATATTCGAGAGATTATTGATTTAGTTGATACTGACGATACAAATTGACTAGTAATACTGCGAGTAATCTCATGGTCAACTTTCTAGGAATTAAATATCAATTTAAAATCAATAAAAAACGAGAATACCTGATTCTAATACGTCAGATGATATTCTCGCTTTTTCGTCTTCAATCATTTACTTCAATCTTTTTTATCTATATTTCATTCTTCCGTACCATCAGTATTATGACTCAACCCGAATGGGATGAATGTCCAGTGTAAACAAACTTTATACGATGGGTCCCCATGAAGGCTTGATACATGACCGCTTGCGAGATAGCGTAGTCATTTGAAGTAGATTTACCTGGTGCATTTACCGATCTTGGCTCTCCACAAATACTATTTTCTCTCCCTTTATGAGTTCAGCGATAGAATAGTATCGTGCACCAGAGTTATTAATCAATGGCTTGGGTAGATGCTTCAAATGAATCACACCCTTACTACAAAGATTATAGAAACGATACTCTTCTCCCGGATGATTAAATCCATAACCACCATTTATACGATTTGATATATATTCTTTAATTCTGGTAGCAAAATCTATCTGTATACCTTCTAATAAAATGTTGAGTGAAGGGGACAGCGGATCGAGCACAACAATCTCATCAATCTTATATAGAAACTCCATTTCCCCACCACCACTAGATCTGAACGTTATATATATTGGAGTTTTATATGAAAAGCCCCTCGCAGTATGTGGGCATGCATGAACAAAATGATTTTTCGTTAACTCATGCGTCTTACCCGCTGCAACCGACAGAACTTCAACCTCGTAATATTTCATTCCTTTTCTCACCCCTTTAATAAAATCGATAAATTCTGTTGCAACAGTTACATCCTCACCTCTTCTTTTCTCTTGACTAATTACATCGTTTATCATTTCTATAATGTCTGTCCAAGTAAGACCGACAAATCCATTCTCAGGTGGATGAAGCACTCTATACTTTGTTAAGGTTACACCTACCTTAGGCACATTAGCATCGAGCGGAAAATTTGTTGGATCAAGATACGACTCCAGCTGTCTTGTGATATCCTGTTGCTGTACAGAGGCACTTACACTCTTTGCTTCAATTACTATAACTAGTTTTTTAGTGTTCCCGTGGAATAAAGACAAAGTAATATCGCGTCTTATTTTCTTTGCTCCAGCTGATAACATTTCTGCGTCTACTTGAACAAAATCAATTCCCTGCTTAAATTCTGGGTACTTATATTTAGACATATGATTAATTTCTTTTAAAAATAACTGTATCAAGTTAGGATATCTTGAAAATAGGTACGAGAGTCCTTTGGTCTGCTTCGTCTCTGTATCCCCATGTATCAAATCAAAAAAGGTCGAATGGTAATCCGTATTTCCTTCATGATAAAGACGTAGCATAGTTTTCATTATCGATTCTCCCATACAAGATAAATAGGTTTCGTATTCACTAGATGCTATCATTCATTCGATGAATAGTCTGTCAGAAATCTTTCATAATATCCCTCAGTAGCCCAAAGCCCTAAAACGGGCTACTAAAGCTCTAGCTTATAAGTGGGAATTCCCTGGGGGCAAAATTGAGAAAGGCGAAACGCCTCCCTACTAAATTCACTTCAAATAACTCTGTGCGCACAAAAATACCCCGAATAATGATCGGGGTAAGATTATCATTCCATAAGCTTACTTAACATCTCTAAGCATGTTCAGGCCAAAGTACTAAAATGAAAAAGTAAGGAGATAACAATGTGGTAAAAGTATAGAGGTCATATAGCCGAAAATCCGAATAATCGAATCCCATTATTTTTTTTGCAGAATGACATCTTATTTAACAACTTTTTAAACAAGCTTAGGTAAGTCCCTAAAGGCCTCTCCTACCGTTACATAAGGATTTGGAGTTAACAAATCCGGTATCTCACAATGTGTTGGAACTGGAAGTTCCATACGACCTAACTCTTTTTTACAACCTAGGAAGAAGAGACGTTTTCTAAGTTGTGGTGCACCATAATCAGCTGCTAACAGCGGGGATACAGTCACATTATAACCAAGTTTATACATTCGCTCTAATATGTCGTTATAAAGTTCACCCCGCTGAACCCCCTTTAAATTAGCAACATTTTCCATTATAAAAAAAGGAGGTTTAACTGTTTCTACGAATCTTAAATATTCATAAATCAAATTTCCGCGTGGATCGTTAAGAGCTTTTTGTTTACCCGCTTGACTAAACGCTTGGCATGGCGGTCCTCCAAATATAATGTCCGGTGCCTGATCACAATTAGATTCTTGATACCAAAATAATCTTGGATCAACAATTTCAGAAATGTCACCTTCTAAAACTTTAGTCCTACCTTGATAGTATCCTCTAAGTGTGTCACAAGCATCTTTCCAATTATCCAACGTAACTAAAGTCTTTACTTTCATTGATTTATATGAAGCTTGCTCCGCACCAATATCCAACCCTCCGGCACCACTGAAAAGACTAAATGCAGTTAAGTTTTTTTTCCCATATCCCAGTTTCCTTATTGAAATCAAAACAGCTTCAAACACCGCTTTAGATAACTGAATAGGTACTGCATTACCCACTTGCAACTGAGTACTTGTTAATGATCCTTCAAATTTAACATAATCAGGAAACCCCTGAAGCCTAGCAGCTTCACGCATACTTACAAAACGATTTTCATACGGATGTACAAACTTATTGAAAATATATCCAGTTACTGTTAATGATGGTTTTGACGGGTCTAGTCGAATCATTCTCATATTAGGTCCGCCCCGTCTATTTTGATCTTCTTTTACATAGTAACGAAAACTCTCATGCCATAGCTCCTCCGGCAAATCCTGCATTTTTTGTCCGATCTTCAACGCGTTTATTCGCTTTTGGACCTCAGTCCCAGAGCGACGGTAAATGTGGTTTGGTATCTCTTTACTTTCATCCTTAGAATTTGAAATTTTCTCTAATCCATTCATCTCTCGGGTGATTTCGTGTAAAGGAGATGATTCCGTCAAACAAGTTGTAAATTGGTGCTTCATTATCCAGCTCACCCGCTTTCTTCGCTAGTCCTGTTTCATCTAATGTCCAAACTACATCCTGTAGTGATGTAAGGTATTCCTCGTAATGTCTCGCTGCATGTATATTTGAAAGAAGTGCCGTTTTAATGTGATATTGCTTGTTAAGAGGCTTACTCGCTGTACCTAACTTAAGAACCTGATAGATTCCTTTTTTTATATCATCAGTTCTATCCATTCCAACACTAGTCTTTCCATCAGAAATGGATTCAAAACCAGTTCCCGATCTTGGGGGCCAATCAAACGGTCTTGGTTTAGGGTGTCCACATCCGTTGGTCAACCAGAATATATTACTTGTTCTGTCTTTAGCGTGATATGCAGCTTGGTATGCTTCAAATGCCCTCATCCA
This window of the Paenibacillus sp. FSL R10-2734 genome carries:
- a CDS encoding threonine/serine dehydratase, translating into MTFNYENVTRAYDRIKNYVNRTPLEESFYLGDEDRRYFFKLESQQRAKSFKIRGALNKMMTLTEEEKNCGVAAISSGNHGSSVSYAASILGIKNVIVIVPLGTPISKIDKIKYFGADVLQLGKSYDEAHSLGMKYINERGLTYIDAYYSDPEIYGGQGTVAIEILEQNKDIDTIVVPIGGGGLITGIAVAAKAINPAIRIIGVQTEACPAMLKSYEDNIFYEEYPNEESLCDALLGGVGKLSYEMAKDYVDDFIAVSENSIARAVSFMAKEEKYIVEAGSATTVAAIMDYRERIGGTNIALVISGGNIDGEVLTTILTKY
- a CDS encoding nuclease-related domain-containing protein produces the protein MLKTLFSLFKRSESKPPQAARNAPTSKPKPKVAPTRIGELGEHKINIQLDQLPKECKSLSDLMLPNSKSRTGYNQIDHVVISPYCLFVIETKNYTGEVKGGRTDQQWTVSNRYKMYNPLKQNYGHIKAIESLIQGIAAVKFISMVSFTMRCRFSIDPELRKIHSDELVVYDVELSEFISRKLLSLKTGTPEPSISPAQIQSIYEHLLQVNITDVEIRKLHVQKIKQKN
- the codB gene encoding cytosine permease, coding for MEKVDLEFSLQAVPQAHRNGFWKILAVMLGFTFFSASMWSGGALGAGLDFTTFIWIVLAGNLILGVYTGALAYIAAKTGLSTHLLTKYAFGVKGSYLSSLLLGFTQVGWFGVGVAMFAVPVYKATGINVYLLIVLSGILMTVTAIYGIKALAILGVIAVPAIAILGSYSVFEATSTAGGFQGLLSFQPTEAMSLAGALTICIGSFISGGTLTADFARFAKTTRSAVTATAIAFFVGNSLMFLFGAVGAIVYGKADISDVMIMQGLLIPAIIVLGLNIWTTNENALYASSLGFTSITKLPKNAIVIFNGAVGTITAMWLYNNFTGFLTLLGSILPSIGAILLADFFILNRGNYKKLEEMTFKSVNWIAILAWVGGIIIAEVVPGIPPVNGLIGTAVLYVIGMKVYPITSNTLKSASKGA
- the codA gene encoding cytosine deaminase, with translation MIIQQAKLRGIEGLWNLEIVDGCFRNITQQPLSTEGHEVIEAHGALLLPPFIEPHIHLDTTLTAGEPEWNQSGTLFEGIQRWSQRKQSLSIADVKDRSKKALQWQVAQGIQHVRTHVDVTDPTLTALKALLEVKEELAPYVDIQLVAFPQEGILSYPNGTELLEEALKLGADAVGGIPHFEFTREYGVDSMKLVFDLAEKYDRLIDIHCDEIDDEQSRFVEVVAKEAYERGLGRRTTASHTTAMGSYNDAYAYKLFRLLKMSEINFVSNPLVNIHLQGRFDTYPKRRGLTRVKELQEAGLNVCFGHDDIFDPWYPLGTGNMLQVLHMGIHASQLMGYDQIVNSIDLITKNSARTLQIEETYGIEVGKPANFIILNAENEYEAIRQQATVRYSVRRGQVIAETKPQETTVKLGDLEERVLFHK
- a CDS encoding ornithine cyclodeaminase family protein, which codes for MRILSDKDVKKVLNVQQVIDLVEAVYKSKSDHKTETWPTIFYDFVPGKADMDIKSGYLKKDKVFGHKTVTWFADNEQKNIPTLMGLITVFDAESGQPLGIAEAAFITGIRTGASGAIGAKYLARKESENLLVVGSGNQAIYQIASALYALPNLKVVRIAARDQVKLKSFVDSLPHRLQSEFGMDAGTIIFEAVDCLEHAVSNSDIIITVTSSRTPIIKMEWIKKGTHISCIGADMAGKQEIDSRIVSNASIFLDDKEHCMQVGEIEIPLKQGIITEKNISGEIGDLILGKINGRTDNEQITIFDATGMAILDIYAAKIALQSAEENDLGVEFNN
- the dcm gene encoding DNA (cytosine-5-)-methyltransferase; this encodes MNGLEKISNSKDESKEIPNHIYRRSGTEVQKRINALKIGQKMQDLPEELWHESFRYYVKEDQNRRGGPNMRMIRLDPSKPSLTVTGYIFNKFVHPYENRFVSMREAARLQGFPDYVKFEGSLTSTQLQVGNAVPIQLSKAVFEAVLISIRKLGYGKKNLTAFSLFSGAGGLDIGAEQASYKSMKVKTLVTLDNWKDACDTLRGYYQGRTKVLEGDISEIVDPRLFWYQESNCDQAPDIIFGGPPCQAFSQAGKQKALNDPRGNLIYEYLRFVETVKPPFFIMENVANLKGVQRGELYNDILERMYKLGYNVTVSPLLAADYGAPQLRKRLFFLGCKKELGRMELPVPTHCEIPDLLTPNPYVTVGEAFRDLPKLV
- a CDS encoding WYL domain-containing protein, giving the protein MNLFEKIFNHQIISRLEDSGTFMITSHERAWLKTMLEHPSAADAFTADTMDKLRTALESEQGMDISNHLIEKARTLEKQVYHPLLRSLRRHIMNKTGILITYAVKGDRINKDHLGFPYKLEYSMVKREWYLLWYHTRHHSLMSTRLKKIQSVTSEPIEPSAAENILRKIGKTLESRKTEVIIEIVRVYNAELSRILYAFSSFEKNVEYDTEKDTYRVRVSLLGDELEYLLSKIRFLGKRVWVVEGDYLKRRMLESSSKALERYGIIPTDEELSS
- a CDS encoding helix-turn-helix transcriptional regulator, coding for MGKKVIVKISQLTKKHGISLRELSRISDVRHAALSELANDKREGINFNHIIRIAESLEINDIREIIDLVDTDDTN